DNA sequence from the Halocalculus aciditolerans genome:
GGTCCCTCGTCTGTCTGAAAGAAATGACCCCAGACCCATATAATTTACTGCCATAGAATGCAGGAATAAACTCGGCGGGTGGTGTGCGCTACGCGTCCTTCGCGTCCGCCGTCGACTCCTGTGGCGCGTTGTCGTCGGCGTCGTAGCTCTCGCCGCGGCCGTCGTAGGTGTCGCCGTCCGGACTCCGCTCGTTCTGCTGTTTCTTCGACCCTTCGCGGACGAGGATGTGGCCGCCGGAAGCGACCGCGTAGTCCGTCTCGCCGAGCGCGATGTCGTAGATGGTCTTCTCGGTCGGCGAGTGGAGGCGGTCCCAGCGAGGCACGTCGTCCGCGGGCGTGCGCTGGTAGATGTGGCCGCTCGCGCCGGCCGCCACCATCGTCTCGTCCTCGACGCCGAACGCGCGCAGCGCGCCCTTTCCGACTCGGAGCGGCGTCCAGGAGTGGTAGGAGTCGTCGTAGCGGTAGACGCGGCCGCCGCCGGCGGCGACGTAGACTCGGCCGTTCTCCCCCGCCCAGATGTCGTAGAAGTTCACCTGTGCGTTCACGATGCCGATGTCCTTCCAGCCGTCGCTCTCCGTCGTCCGGTACGCGCTCCCGGACGTGTTCACGGCGTAGCCGACGCCGTCCGAGCTCGCGGCGAGCGCCGTGATTTTCGCACCGGACCCCGGCTTCGACGCGTAGCCCCACTTGATGTCGAAGCCGTCGATGGCGAACGGCAGCACCTCGCCGCTCCCGTTCGACGCGAGCGCCTTCTCGCTCCCCGCGTCACCGGAGACGGCGATACCCTCCCACGTCGAGGTCATCTCCTTCGGGAAGGAGTAGTCGTACTTCCGGTCGGTCTCGACGTCGTAGCAGCCGAGCGAACCGGACGAGCCGAGGAACCACACGCGCGTCCCGTCGTCCGTCACGTCGATGCCGCGCAGCGCGTTGTCCCGCGTCGCCGGACCGTCGTCGACGAGCACGCGCCAGTCGCCGTCGCGTCGCGTGACAATCGTCCCGGA
Encoded proteins:
- a CDS encoding PQQ-like beta-propeller repeat protein, with translation MLGSDLGGRQWQTYSSPTQKTLYQIVNTVNGPVAVGASGTIVTRRDGDWRVLVDDGPATRDNALRGIDVTDDGTRVWFLGSSGSLGCYDVETDRKYDYSFPKEMTSTWEGIAVSGDAGSEKALASNGSGEVLPFAIDGFDIKWGYASKPGSGAKITALAASSDGVGYAVNTSGSAYRTTESDGWKDIGIVNAQVNFYDIWAGENGRVYVAAGGGRVYRYDDSYHSWTPLRVGKGALRAFGVEDETMVAAGASGHIYQRTPADDVPRWDRLHSPTEKTIYDIALGETDYAVASGGHILVREGSKKQQNERSPDGDTYDGRGESYDADDNAPQESTADAKDA